The nucleotide window CAGGGCTTGAAGAACCAGGTCAGCTTTAGCGTCCCCCTCATGGGCCCGACGCTCCGCTTCCCGGAGATCTTTGGTACCTAAGTAGGCATAAAGCCCCGATTCTCTGATAAGCAGAGCCTGCAGCCGGTCCAAGCTCCACCCGGCTTGGAATTTCTCCCAGACAAAAGGCACTAGCTGGGTCACCGGTAACTCGCCGCCGCGCTCAATGGAAAACGGCCCTTCATCGTTGGGATTAGTGGTATCTACCATCCGGCCCCCGATATGCACGCTGATAGAGAAACCGCTGCCTAAGTGAGCCACCACCAGTCTTAAATCCCGATAGGGTCGGCCCAGATCCCGGGCGACTTTGTGGGCCACCGCTTTCATGTTCAGCGCGTGAGATCGGCTCTGGCGCTCGATCGCCGAATAACCCGAAATCCGAGCTACATCTTCATACTCGTCCACCACCACCGGATCCACGATAAAGGCCGGAATACCAAGATCCTGACCCAGGTGGTAAGCTATCACCGCTCCCAAATTAGAAGCATGATCCGCCGCCGGCCGGTGCAGCAGGTCATCTACCATCTGCTCATTCACCCGAAACGTACCGCCCGGCAACGGCTTCAGCAGCCCGCCCCGGCCCACCACTGCCGCTAACGACTCCAGACCGATCCCAGCCTCGGCCAAAGCAGCTCTGATCAGATTCAGCCGGTACTCATACTGCTCCGTCGCTTTCCCAAATCCTTTTAGGTCTTCGGCCTTATGTTCCACCTTTTTCTCCAGCCTCAGCTTGTCCCCATCGAACACAGCTATTTTAGTCGTGGTTGAGCCAGGGTTAATAGTTAAAACGCGAAAATCTTGTGGCAACACTGCCCACTCCTTCCTGTGCGGTTACATTATCCCTCCTACCGTTCTGCTAAATTCTAAATTCGCCACTTTCAGCCAAATTCCTGCCCAAAAAACAACGCCTGCCCAAAGGCAGGCAGCCGCTGGAACCCACGGTTCCTTAAAAGGGGCTTCAGCCGGAAGAACAATTGCCGCCGGTAGCAGTACTTCCTTTGCTGCTGCCACCGATCCAACCGAGCCCGAAGAGTTCCCGCAGATTATCACTCTTACAGCGGGGACAGCGCACCTGGTTCTTTTGGTTATAGGGTACCAGCACTGTAAAGCGTTCCTGGCACTGGCGACAGATAAACTCGTAACTGGGCATGATAAATCACCTCCGAGTTACTTCAAGTATACTATCGCCAGTATTCGCTGTCAACTAAAGTGGCCGTCCCCAAATCGAACTAGTACCGACGGCGCACATACACCACTTTGCTGCGGGTGATAAGTAGAAACAAGGCCATGGCTGCTACCACATTGACGGCGGCAGTGGCAATCAGGCGAGCCAGCGAACCTGTAACCAACGGCAGCCCACCCAAGGGCCACGCCAAGCCAGCCGCTACCACCCCGGCCAGAAACATGGTGCTGATGAGGGCCAGTAGAGGGCCGCCGCGCTCATAGGCCAGCCGCAGACAAGTAGCCCACAAAGCCGCTTGAACAGCACTGTACACATGTACTAACGGACCCAAGGGAAAACCGGCCACTAAGGCTGAAAGCAGCGTCCCCAGTCCACCCACCAGTGCACCTTCCACCCAACCAAAAGCCAAGGCAACAAAATAGGCTGGAGCAGCAGCTAAGGTCAATACGCCAAAAGGACTGCCCGCTTTTACCATAGCTCCCAGTGCAGAA belongs to Bacillota bacterium and includes:
- a CDS encoding alpha-ribazole transporter; the protein is MELPRVRGRLPKNLADTRNLQQAARVIVFIVLSALGAMVKAGSPFGVLTLAAAPAYFVALAFGWVEGALVGGLGTLLSALVAGFPLGPLVHVYSAVQAALWATCLRLAYERGGPLLALISTMFLAGVVAAGLAWPLGGLPLVTGSLARLIATAAVNVVAAMALFLLITRSKVVYVRRRY
- the buk gene encoding butyrate kinase; amino-acid sequence: MPQDFRVLTINPGSTTTKIAVFDGDKLRLEKKVEHKAEDLKGFGKATEQYEYRLNLIRAALAEAGIGLESLAAVVGRGGLLKPLPGGTFRVNEQMVDDLLHRPAADHASNLGAVIAYHLGQDLGIPAFIVDPVVVDEYEDVARISGYSAIERQSRSHALNMKAVAHKVARDLGRPYRDLRLVVAHLGSGFSISVHIGGRMVDTTNPNDEGPFSIERGGELPVTQLVPFVWEKFQAGWSLDRLQALLIRESGLYAYLGTKDLREAERRAHEGDAKADLVLQALAYQVAKGIGAMATVAEGRLDRIILTGGVAHSKRVTGDISRRVEFLAPVVIVPGEEELPALAQGALRVLRQEEEAKEYK
- a CDS encoding zinc ribbon domain-containing protein, with translation MPSYEFICRQCQERFTVLVPYNQKNQVRCPRCKSDNLRELFGLGWIGGSSKGSTATGGNCSSG